The following are from one region of the Candidatus Omnitrophota bacterium genome:
- a CDS encoding tetratricopeptide repeat protein, which produces MKKEKKLFFKRFTPLDPADGDSTPANVDKLTFMVKREVKQHLDAGKKFLSQGHIKEAVQQYKKAVETDPGCALCHFHLAYACHEGGDLEFARERYEKAVELEPTCSLFLEHLARLHFESQDYREAVRFFHRASLVGQIQPISLGLWGRALFEQGLFEQSIDAFEQLLEREQQPQIYAGANYWLAIANLKLRRIAAARDIAVRLLADKNADHKILCDLGEHFIEAKCLSLARNIFERLAISKEEALLVRLRLEDIRSIERQIDEMLPKLFDGDEERMLHQIHALKEFGNDRISKALLSFIDSPSAPVRESVIRYQTAFGYEVPNGILPLLEDPVSYVREAAYDYFDKRNDGGFLAVIVEGLKDPLPSIRKIAARYVGRFGEIEKLPLLEMSLTDPANAECREELRKAISTIKKRFQKKNDALYQAHIALAPEKNEKNLACDWRFWIVVFFQLTAITYFVYFLLKRL; this is translated from the coding sequence ATGAAAAAAGAAAAAAAACTCTTCTTCAAGCGCTTTACGCCCTTGGATCCCGCTGACGGCGATTCTACTCCCGCCAACGTGGATAAACTTACCTTCATGGTCAAGCGCGAAGTGAAGCAACATCTCGACGCCGGGAAAAAATTTCTGAGCCAAGGCCATATCAAGGAAGCCGTCCAGCAATACAAAAAGGCCGTCGAAACCGATCCCGGCTGCGCCCTTTGCCATTTCCATCTCGCCTATGCTTGCCATGAAGGCGGCGATCTCGAATTCGCCCGTGAGCGCTACGAAAAAGCCGTGGAACTGGAACCAACGTGCAGCCTCTTTCTCGAACACCTGGCGCGGCTTCATTTCGAAAGCCAGGATTACCGCGAAGCCGTGCGCTTTTTCCACCGCGCCTCGCTTGTTGGCCAAATTCAGCCCATCAGCCTGGGGCTCTGGGGCCGCGCGCTTTTCGAACAGGGATTGTTCGAACAATCCATTGATGCGTTCGAACAACTCCTCGAACGCGAACAACAACCCCAGATATACGCCGGCGCCAATTACTGGCTCGCCATCGCCAATCTCAAACTTCGCCGCATCGCCGCCGCCCGCGATATCGCCGTCCGGCTCCTGGCGGATAAAAACGCCGATCACAAAATCCTCTGCGACCTCGGCGAACACTTCATCGAAGCCAAATGCCTCAGCCTGGCCCGCAACATCTTCGAACGCCTCGCCATCAGCAAGGAGGAAGCGTTGCTGGTGCGGCTGCGCCTGGAAGATATCCGCTCCATCGAACGACAGATCGACGAAATGCTTCCCAAACTGTTCGACGGCGACGAAGAACGAATGCTGCATCAAATTCACGCGCTTAAGGAATTCGGAAACGACCGCATCTCCAAAGCCCTGCTCTCCTTTATCGATTCTCCCTCGGCGCCCGTGCGCGAAAGCGTGATCCGCTACCAAACCGCTTTTGGCTACGAAGTCCCCAACGGCATTCTCCCCCTGCTGGAAGATCCCGTTAGCTACGTAAGAGAAGCGGCCTACGATTACTTCGATAAACGCAACGACGGCGGCTTTCTCGCCGTCATCGTCGAAGGATTGAAGGATCCTCTTCCGTCCATAAGGAAAATCGCGGCGCGATACGTTGGCCGGTTTGGCGAAATCGAAAAACTTCCCCTCCTCGAAATGTCTCTCACCGATCCCGCCAACGCCGAATGCCGCGAAGAACTGCGCAAAGCGATCTCAACGATAAAAAAGCGCTTTCAAAAGAAAAATGACGCCCTCTATCAAGCTCATATTGCGCTCGCTCCTGAAAAGAACGAAAAAAATCTAGCCTGCGACTGGCGTTTTTGGATCGTGGTTTTCTTCCAACTGACCGCCATAACCTACTTCGTCTACTTCCTCCTCAA